From the genome of Erythrobacter litoralis, one region includes:
- the lptE gene encoding LPS assembly lipoprotein LptE — MRAGAAFIAPLALALAACGLQPMYAGGGNAAVAQGLAAVDVPAIPGRGGWLVRNALEDRLGAAGDAPTRYRLDVRLDDSLEALGVLNDDTISRERRILRARYQLVDITTGKIVLDATAGSDAGIDVVSSEYATIAAEQTALENLAEEVADRMATSIALALREQERAGAEPAQ, encoded by the coding sequence ATGCGCGCGGGAGCCGCCTTCATCGCGCCGCTCGCACTGGCGCTTGCCGCCTGCGGATTGCAGCCGATGTATGCGGGCGGAGGCAATGCCGCGGTGGCGCAGGGCCTCGCGGCAGTCGACGTGCCCGCTATCCCCGGGCGCGGCGGCTGGCTCGTTCGCAACGCGCTTGAGGATCGGCTGGGCGCGGCGGGCGATGCGCCGACGCGCTACCGGCTCGACGTGCGACTGGACGATTCGCTCGAGGCGCTGGGCGTTCTCAACGACGACACGATCAGCCGCGAGCGGCGAATATTGCGCGCGCGTTACCAGCTGGTCGACATCACCACGGGCAAGATCGTGCTCGATGCGACCGCTGGGTCGGATGCGGGGATCGACGTGGTGTCGAGCGAATACGCGACTATCGCAGCCGAACAGACCGCCCTTGAAAACCTCGCCGAGGAAGTCGCCGACCGCATGGCGACGAGCATCGCGCTCGCTCTCAGGGAACAGGAGCGCGCAGGGGCCGAGCCGGCGCAATGA